A section of the Macadamia integrifolia cultivar HAES 741 chromosome 9, SCU_Mint_v3, whole genome shotgun sequence genome encodes:
- the LOC122089682 gene encoding uncharacterized protein LOC122089682 yields the protein MGYFARVLVEIDISEFAVRIDEVQVERFEPGTSKVFGFRQKMVYEDNIDRCGYCRQVGHLVSTCRQKKLDDAKQNAMDNAAAVQGTVYVEDGVNSMGLNSDRVIQNLNENPIHTHISPTNCGTLDKEVVNCGASTKEDLNRNESEKYANDSNTLNQVFSVDKGVSSGSDSESDYGSLSGSSDYDPVSSSLPMEDSSASLVTGAKNRTPIQEARYSSWPRRPISLQGHGRGGASLPHLQLPVQEASREENIVSSLPVADCSRGVVSVVHEVGLIDKEATMREKNTTVKAMGSKQKKKDFIHNTRQSKAPNLWILWKIGLPHPVVSASSDQSISILCDWLGSKIGLSFVHIGSFKVIRRNLWLELGLQVSPLIPWLVIGDFNATLASHEKRGRRAFNLGSTAEFQAMVDGCELLPVPSLGKKFTWSNNRRRGNVRAVQDCTFCNEKRLDFFKNVKQLVLVSSASDHAPLLIASDDIPKPRNSPFRFHSFWMENESFISVVEDAWRSQFGGDPIFILASKLKRVKETLRPWARSTFSNLNDELEKVRLVLKEVQDMIDVAGMTNELFNKEADVKTTLLKASQLHDKMWRFHKASETVVPNDLLKNILRVLEEDDVAVLESVPSRDEINQAVWDLDPASSPGPDGFPGSFFRKCWPIVEDDFCRAVKKFFEAGQLPKGINNCFISLIPKVEGATSLDRFRPYVWGTFSARF from the exons ATGGGGTACTTTGCTAGGGTCCTTGTCGAAATTGATATTTCTGAATTTGCTGTGAGAATTGATGAAGTTCAAGTCGAAAGATTTGAACCTGGCACGTCCAAAGTCTTTGGCTTTCGTCAAAAAATGGTGTATGAGGATAATATTGATCGGTGTGGGTATTGCCGCCAAGTGGGCCACTTGGTTTCAACATGTAGACAGAAGAAACTTGATGACGCCAAGCAGAACGCCATGGATAATGCTGCAGCAGTGCAAGGGACGGTGTAcgttgaagatggagtcaaTTCCATGGGTTTGAACTCAGATAGAgtgattcaaaatttgaatgagAATCCAATTCACACGCATATCTCTCCTACCAATTGTGGAACCCTTGATAAGGAAGTTGTTAACTGTGGAGCGTCAACTAAGGAAGATTTAAACC GAAACGAATCTGAGAAATATGCCAATGACTCAAACACTCTCAACCAAGTTTTCTCGGTGGATAAAGGGGTATCCAGTGGGTCTGATTCGGAATCTGATTATGGATCATTAAGCGGTTCTTCTGACTATGACCCAGTTTCCTCTTCCCTGCCCATGGAGGATTCCAGTGCCTCTTTGGTCACAGGAGCTAAGAATCGCACTCCTATTCAAGAAGCTAGATACTCCTCTTGGCCTAGAAGACCGATCTCCCTACAGGGTCATGGTCGTGGTGGTGCTTCTCTACCTCACCTTCAGCTGCCAGTCCAAGAGGCATCTCGTGAGGAAAACATTGTCTCATCTCTGCCTGTAGCAGACTGCTCAAGGGGCGTGGTCTCCGTTGTGCATGAAGTAGGCCTAATTGACAAGGAAGCAACTATGCGAGAGAAAAACACAACAGTAAAGGCCATGGGCagcaaacagaagaaaaaag ATTTCATCCATAACACTAGGCAGAGTAAAGCTCCTAACTTATGGATTTTATGGAAGATTGGTTTACCACACCCTGTAGTCTCTGCCTCTTCAGATCAATCTATTTCCATTCTCTGCGATTGGCTTGGTAGCAAGATAGGTCTATCTTTTGTCCATATTGGCTCTTTTAAAGTTATTCGCAGGAATTTGTGGTTAGAGTTGGGGTTGCAGGTGTCCCCTCTTATCCCCTGGTTAGTAATTGGGGACTTCAATGCCACTCTAGCTTCTCATGAGAAGCGCGGCCGTAGAGCTTTTAATTTGGGATCAACAGCAGAATTTCAGGCCATGGTTGATGGGTGCGAGCTGCTTCCTGTTCCCTCTCTGGGAAAGAAATTTACTTGGTCAAATAATCGTCGTCGAGGCAATGTGAGGGCAGTTCAGGATTGTACCTTTTGCAATGAGAAGCGACTTGATTTCTTCAAGAATGTAAAGCAGCTGGTCTTGGTGTCCTCAGCGTCTGATCATGCCCCGTTATTAATAGCTTCAGACGATATTCCAAAGCCTAGAAATTCCCCCTTTCGTTTCCACAGCTTCTGGATGGAAAATGAAAGTTTTATTTCGGTGGTGGAGGATGCTTGGAGGAGTCAATTTGGTGGTGACCCTATTTTCATCCTGGCatccaaattaaaaagagtTAAAGAGACATTGAGACCATGGGCGAGGTCTACTTTTTCTAACTTGAATGATGAGCTTGAGAAGGTGAGGTTGGTCCTCAAGGAGGTTCAAGATATGATTGATGTGGCTGGTATGACAAATGAATTGTTCAATAAAGAAGCTGATGTAAAGACTACTTTGTTGAAAGCTAGTCAGTTGCACGACAAGATGTGG AGGTTTCACAAGGCTTCTGAAACCGTTGTTCCCAATGACTTGCTAAAAAATATTCTAAGAGTGttggaagaggatgatgtggCGGTTCTGGAGTCTGTTCCAAGCAGGGATGAAATTAATCAGGCGGTGTGGGACTTGGACCCAGCTAGCTCACCAGGTCCAGATGGCTTTCCTGGCAGTTTCTTTCGTAAATGCTGGCCTATAGTTGAGGACGATTTTTGCAGGGCTGTTAAAAAATTTTTTGAGGCTGGTCAACTTCCTAAAGGGATCAATAATTGTTTTATATCTCTCATTCCTAAGGTTGAAGGGGCAACATCCCTTGATAGGTTCCGTCCATATGTATGGGGAACTTTTTCTGCAAGGTTTTGA